In one Nicotiana tomentosiformis chromosome 6, ASM39032v3, whole genome shotgun sequence genomic region, the following are encoded:
- the LOC104085756 gene encoding transcription repressor OFP8-like, with product MENKFKTRISRMFKSSFGSCKSKNISDAIDNKPVFQPQNRHQHYQLVELFSPKPRLFPSICAPKYPENFQTQQQRCSLPNSGVRRNFMQTAVSVYCHNSTSDTNGRKCPPVSPIFPLSYDSQEKCNFKNMNKYYENKTKKKKSKKKKMTNSKIKRFEFKEFPNFDYKGLFSSDEESEEDDNNTLFSSRSFTNSDSSEYSFRRKTRRRRVAKGGVKGSLAVVKKSSDPYSDFRVSMLEMIMENQIFAAKDLEKLLECFLSLNSQNHHEVIIEVFTEICEALFSSWC from the exons ATGGAGAATAAATTCAAAACAAGAATTTCTCGAATGTTTAAATCTTCGTTTGGTTCATGCAAATCCAAGAATATTTCTGATGCCATTGATAATAAACCAGTTTTTCAACCTCAAAATCGTCACCAACATTACCAATTAGTTGAACTTTTCTCTCCAAAACCTCGTCTATTTCCTTCCATTTGTGCACCAAAATACCCTGAAAATTTCCAAACACAACAACAAAGGTGTTCACTTCCCAACAGTGGCGTACGCAGAAATTTCATGCAAACAGCAGTGTCGGTCTATTGTCACAATTCAACTT CTGACACAAATGGAAGAAAATGCCCTCCTGTATCACCAATTTTTCCCTTGAGTTATGACTCTCAAGAGAAATGCAACTTCAAAAATATGAACAAATATTATGAAAACAAAACCAAGAAGAAGAAGAGCAAGAAGAAAAAGATGACAAATTCCAAGATAAAAAGATTTGAGTTTAAAGAATTTCCTAATTTTGACTATAAGGGTCTTTTCAGCAGTGATGAAGAAAGTGAAGAAGATGACAATAATACCCTTTTTTCGTCAAGGTCATTTACTAATTCTGATTCTTCAGAATATTCTTTCCGGCGAAAGACACGGCGGAGAAGGGTGGCGAAAGGTGGCGTAAAAGGTAGTCTTGCGGTGGTGAAGAAATCAAGTGATCCTTATAGTGATTTTAGGGTTTCAATGTTGGAAATGATTATGGAAAATCAAATATTTGCAGCTAAAGATCTTGAGAAATTGTTGGAATGTTTTTTGAGTTTAAATTCACAAAATCATCATGAGGTTATTATTGAAGTTTTTACTGAGATTTGTGAAGCTTTGTTCTCTAGTTGGTGTTAG
- the LOC138893536 gene encoding uncharacterized protein has translation MSKSPRAAIFSKEWKRNLELVRSYLVKAQKRMKKHADQNRCFVEYQVGDKVMVKIPKRYLFAGVHDPHLLQKYIGPLSIEKRIGKVTYRVNTPTWWKIYLVFHMSLLKSFQEDMEDPSRSQLTIPNIRGPNSTGNRRVEAILDDQVVHASRKDHQEFLVKWQYYDVEENIWERGTNLKVYKSLIYDYLARKAPRT, from the coding sequence atgtcaaaatctcctcgagcTGCCATATTCTCAAAGGAATGGAAGCGAAATTTGGAgttagtgcggagctatcttgtcaaagcccaaaagcgaaTGAAGaagcatgctgatcagaatcgttgctttgttgaataccaagtaggagacaaagtgatggtgaaAATCCCAAAACgatacttgtttgcaggggtccatgaccctcatCTATTGCAAAAATACATTGGACCTTTGTCCATTGAGAAGCGCATCGGGAAAGTTACATACCGGGTGAATACCCCAACCTGGTGGAAGATTTATCTAGTTTTCCATATGAGCCTTCTGAAATCCTTTCAGGAAGacatggaggatccttcacggagccaactcacaatacccaaTATTCGAGGCCCTAATTCAACCGGGAATAGGCGGGtagaagctattcttgatgatcaaGTGGTTCATGCTTCAAGGAAAGATCACCAAGAGTTCTTAGTGAAATGGCAGTACTATGATGTAGAAGAGAATatttgggagaggggaacaaacctcaaagttTACAAGAGCCTGATCTATGATTATCTTGCAAGAAAGGCACCGAGGACGTAG